From the Corythoichthys intestinalis isolate RoL2023-P3 chromosome 15, ASM3026506v1, whole genome shotgun sequence genome, one window contains:
- the gpx2 gene encoding glutathione peroxidase 2 — MQWRVSSGFTGRSFVITSSEKESFDPNYSIESCDNRSYSVVRLRSSANPVLLRMAFIAKTFYDLRATTLDGDPVDFNVYRGRVVLIENVASLUGTTSQDFNQLKLLQSKYPHRLVVLAFPCNQFGYQENCSNGEILNSLKHVRPGGGFQPNFTIFEKCDVNGANTHPVFAYLKEKLPFPGDDPNHLMQDPKFLVWSPVSRTDVSWNFEKFLIAPEGEPFKRYSRKFPTIDIEPDIQRLLKLTKT; from the exons ATGCAATGGAGAGTGAGTTCAGGTTTCACAGGGAGGTCATTTGTCATCACGAGCAGTGAAAAAGAGTCATTTGACCCGAACTACTCAATTGAGTCATGTGACAACCGGTCCTATTCGGTGGTCCGACTTCGCTCCAGTGCAAACCCTGTGCTGCTGAGGATGGCGTTCATAGCCAAGACCTTCTATGACCTGAGGGCCACAACGCTGGACGGCGACCCGGTGGACTTCAACGTGTACCGCGGGCGGGTGGTTCTGATAGAGAACGTAGCCTCGCTCTGAGGTACCACCAGCCAGGACTTCAATCAGCTCAAGCTGCTTCAGAGCAAGTATCCGCATCGATTGGTGGTCCTGGCCTTCCCTTGTAACCAGTTTGGGTATCAG GAGAATTGTAGCAATGGTGAGATCCTAAATTCCCTGAAGCACGTACGTCCAGGTGGAGGATTTCAGCCCAACTTCACCATCTTTGAGAAATGTGACGTCAATGGTGCAAATACACATCCCGTCTTTGCCTATCTCAAAGAAAAACTCCCCTTTCCCGGTGATGACCCTAACCACCTCATGCAGGATCCCAAATTCCTGGTTTGGAGTCCCGTCAGCAGGACGGACGTATCTTGGAACTTTGAGAAATTCCTCATAGCGCCCGAGGGAGAGCCGTTTAAAAGATACAGCAGAAAATTCCCCACCATTGATATTGAGCCTGACATTCAACGATTgctaaaattaacaaaaacctaA